From the genome of Salvia splendens isolate huo1 chromosome 7, SspV2, whole genome shotgun sequence:
TTCCTCTAATCCACTCCCCCTAAACGCCAAAATAACATTTTATTCTCAACCTCCCAATTGGGGTATAATTCTAAAAATGTTACCTTATTATGATATTCCATATATATCATGCAACATGTGGAATAGAAGATCCATGTATTTTTCCTATGTCACAGAATGTATCCAACCAGGAAAGTAAGCATGCCATCAGATCTATAGGCAAGTGAATAGATAGgttatattttttcaataaaaatatcaaacGTTATTAATAAATCTACAATAAAACAATATGCTTCGTGATCTTCGGTTGTTAtgtataaaaaatacattatacATCACTCCATTAGCTATTGTCGTGGCCGTATTGAATCGTCTATCCCTATGATGATAAATCAGACTTGATGTTAGCTTTACGACATAACAAGATTGCTCCATATAACATCTCTAACTCGAAGCATCCATCGTCCATGCATCTACAGTTTCTCATGCTGCAAATCTTCAAGTGTGCTCATtgttaattaaacaaaaaagagggtttttagaaataattataatcCTCAAGGGGCATGTGCATAATTATCCCATAATAGAGAAGACCCTCTCGGAATGTCTTGACACAGTATAAAGACAATTGAGATGCTTTATCCCATTTAGTTTTTCTCTCCTAACTTCAAACCTCCATTTCAGTTGACGAATTTTCAAGGTACACTCGCAGATTACTACCAAAACAAtcacttcttcttcctcctctctatTTTACTCACCGTTCTTGTTTGTATCAAATAGTTTCttcactattttatttaattttcgccTTTATTTTCTGATTCTGGTTTCTGCACGTATCTATTTTTGTATCTAGACCATTTAAGTtcatcaatttcaatttttgttcTATATTGACTGCAATAAAGAGTTTTTGCTGGACGATGAAGCAAATCACTTTACATTTTGTTAtattatattttgtgtttcagatTAAGCTACTCCGTAGTTTTTTGGCTAGCGTATTATGATCATGGTTTctcagtattttttttattaatttaaatttgtagtATAAGGACCGAAATTTCCCCCTGGGAACATATTGTTCTAATATGCTGCTTTTACCAGTTTCTTGTTCGGCCAATTTTTAAAAAGCATAAGGATTTAGACGACAATGTGTTATGTTGAAAAAatgttaagttttttttttctttattaactATTACACCCCCAAGATTTATCTGTGTTGAAATGAAACGATTGTTTGGATTGGTATGTGATGGATCTTATAGTTTGATCTTCGGAAGCTGTTGATTCTTCTACTTGATCTCATGTCATATATGTATGACTAGTAAAATCTGTTCATTATATTGAGATATGTGGGTTTTAAATGGTCAATGAGTTTGGTTCTTTGTGCCTTTTAGTTTTTCTGTGAAAGCAATTTCTCTTTCCAACAATTGACTTATTGAAATGCAGGCGTTCTGTTTTTAATAGGGAATTTAAGTTATCAATTCTCATGGATCCATGGCTCCGTGATTCCAATATAGCACATGAGTTTAAATTTGATGATGGAAGTTTTCTCCCCAGTTATGATCAGTCTCAAAACCCTAGAAACGGGACGAAACATGATTACTTGGATCTTGATCTCCTGGATATCCCTTTACTTCCTATAAGCCCGGGCCCTGATAATTTTGGTCCATCTTCGAATGTGAGCTACGAAACCGACTCTCCGGATGATGTAGACTCGGATCCAATGCTAAAGTTTCTCAATCAGATTCTAATTGAAGAGGATATGGAAGAGAAGCCTAGCATGTTTCATGACCCCCTTGCCCTACGTGCTGCTGAGAAATCCTTGTATGAAGTCATTGGACAGAAATACCCACCTTCACCGTCTTATCCAGGAAGTTCTGATAGTCCTGATAGCTTTTACGGGAATTCTAGCGAGTACACAAGCAGCAGCAACACTGGTAGTAATTCTATTGATCCTCAATGGATTGTTGATCCGGGTGAAAATACTTCATCTGTGGAACAGGGTCATCGACAGGATCTTTTGTCCGATTCATTTTTACAGGTCAGTTCACAATCATCATCACATGCTGTCAACAGCGCCTATGGTAATGGGAATACACAGACGAACTCCTTTGGCGATGCAAGCCTGCTTCAGAATTTCTTTGGTGATAGTGAATCCATCTTGCAGATCAAGAGAGGGATGGAAGAAGCTAGTAAGTTCCTCCCTACCAGTAATTCATTGATTATTGATTTGGACAAATATGAATTACCTAAAAAATCAGAAGATATAAGTCCAGCTGTTATGATCAAAACAGAAACAGAAGAGCCTCATTATTCTTCTAATAGCCTTAAGGGAAGGAAGCATCAACATCCAGATGATGGTAATTTGGAAGACATTGAAAGAAGCAGTAAGCAACTTGCAACAAATGTTGAAGAGGTTGACCTATCTGAAATGTTTGATAGAGTTCTTCTTTGCACTAATGTCAAGGGCTGCAATGATATTACTGAACCGGAAAACCCTTCTCCACTGCCAGTAATGCTGCCTAAAGAGTCTAATGGCAGAAAAGCTCGTACACAGAAGAATGAGAAGCAGGATTCTGTGGACCTCAGAATCCTTTTGATTAGTTGTGCTCAATCTGTTGCTGCTGATGATCGTAGAACAGCATATGAACAATTAAAGCAGATCATGCAACATTCTTCTCCGATCGGAGATGTGTACCAGAGGTTGGCTCATGTGTTTGCTAGTGGTCTTCAGGCTCGGCTGGGTGGTACTGGAACTGAACTTTATGCATCCCTTAATCGCAGGAAAATTACGGCTGCAGAGAAGTTGAAAGCCTACCAGGTGTATCTTTCATCCTGTCCATTCAGGAAGATGTCGATTGCTTATGCAAATAGGATGATTTG
Proteins encoded in this window:
- the LOC121742347 gene encoding scarecrow-like protein 14 — translated: MDPWLRDSNIAHEFKFDDGSFLPSYDQSQNPRNGTKHDYLDLDLLDIPLLPISPGPDNFGPSSNVSYETDSPDDVDSDPMLKFLNQILIEEDMEEKPSMFHDPLALRAAEKSLYEVIGQKYPPSPSYPGSSDSPDSFYGNSSEYTSSSNTGSNSIDPQWIVDPGENTSSVEQGHRQDLLSDSFLQVSSQSSSHAVNSAYGNGNTQTNSFGDASLLQNFFGDSESILQIKRGMEEASKFLPTSNSLIIDLDKYELPKKSEDISPAVMIKTETEEPHYSSNSLKGRKHQHPDDGNLEDIERSSKQLATNVEEVDLSEMFDRVLLCTNVKGCNDITEPENPSPLPVMLPKESNGRKARTQKNEKQDSVDLRILLISCAQSVAADDRRTAYEQLKQIMQHSSPIGDVYQRLAHVFASGLQARLGGTGTELYASLNRRKITAAEKLKAYQVYLSSCPFRKMSIAYANRMICSLASEATTLHIIDFGILYGFQWPVLIQHLSDRASGTFKLRITGIELPQPGFRPAELLEETGSHLAKYCERFGVPFEYQAIATQHWEDIKIEDLNITSGEVIAVNSLFRFGRLLDETVITDSPRDAVLNLVRKIKPHIFVNAVTNGSYNAPFFVTRFREALFNYSALFDMLDATLPRDNPHRLDFEQDFCGREIINVVACEGAERVERPETYKQWQVRHKRAGFKPLPLDHGILKKVRHKCPGYHKDFLFDEDGCWILQGWKGRILCASSCWVPA